The sequence GTCAAGAATtcggtcaacggttcgtgataCGGGAGTAATACgtaacggcatacgtacgtataTAATTCGATTTACAAATATGAGTTCGTCACCGAAAATTCGTCACACGTATAATAACATATATTCAGAATTTATATATAATCCTGCAAATACATAGTTCGAACTTCGAAATACAAAatatttatacatatatatataatatatatcttAGATTCTGACAGACATAGATACATTACAGTCTATTTATACCCTGTCCATGTGCatatataacaagttaagttacTGGAGTAATGTTTTAACTccacaaaaaatcaaaatatagaCACAGATTAAGCAATTAGATGTGTCAGTTAGAGCCTAATTTGTTCCAAGTATTAAATACCTACTGATGACGATAATTTGTCTTTTATCTTCGTCATTTCCTACCAAAATTTGAAACGGTTATTCAGTTTCTCGGCATAttcccaaaatttgtcttttatcTTCGTCATCTCCTATCAAATACACACTGAAACTAGTTTTAAGTATCAACAAAACTAGAGAAAGAGAATTTCTTGAAGAATAACGATATTAATTTATAAACATATGAATCCAAATTAAGCTCATAATATTATTCATAAATCTATAACCTAATTCATTATTCATAATATTATTAATCAACTAAAATTGCAGTAACAAAATATCTAACCTAAGGATATAACCAATCATGGATTCAATACAATCCAATATAAATTAAACATAAATAGATGTActgttgattcaattgaatcatattgaaaaccaaaaaatcagaatcaaacaTAAAAATACAACACATAATATGTTGATGGAATCATGCCATACCTTGTCGCCATCCTTAGAAgcagatattgaaggatttgaagataggaaatcagaAAACGAATTTGGGTGCGATCTGTTCAGTGACTGAGAAGGTAGAAGAAGGAGTTAGGTTAGAAGAAATCTTCATTCTCTCTCCAAATTTTCTATTTATACAGACTCATTTCTTAACCCTATTTTTCCCGTCCGAACGAATAAAGGTTGATTCGGGACGTAAAAGACGCGAATAATTCGAGATCTTCATGTAACACGCGTACCTGGGTCGGTCTTTCAATGGGTCGCCCGTATGATTCGTTCCCGATTAATACGGAATAATTCGCGAATTATTcaccgaattactaactagggtccAAACTTCTCTACGATATAAGTTACTGACAAAGTAAAAAACAATAAGAAAAGAACAACAGATCAACAAACCAAATCCTTACATATTATAAAGTTCAGAGCAGCTAAGAAAAAATCATCCCAAAGATCGAATAAAATTACTCAAACAAAACAGCTTCATCTATGTCCCAGGGAAATCTATGGTGGAAATTGTATCTGTAAAACAGTAAATAATAGAATAGTGAGAGAAAGATTTTGTGACACTAAATGTCTCTGCATGGGTCAAATTCAAGAAAATAAACAGAAAAAGAAGAATCATACCGGAGTCTACACACTCGTTTGAGTTGAAAGTAGAGAAATCAATTCCACCCTTCCAGTAACCTGGCTCGAGTCCTGAATACATTGTGCTGCTGATACACCATTACAATTCATCATCTCCACAGTCGATTCATTTGCAATTGATCCTTCCTTATTTCCACGGACCTGCTTGCTTTCAAGGTCAGgatgaatcttcttcttcaacatctttgTTACCATCTAAcatatataatatatagtatcatTATGCTCCAGACGAGTCAGAATCATATACATATTAGCGAAACAGACGTAAGCTAAGCCTTACAAAAAATTGAAAGAGATCAAATTTTTACCTTGTGTAATTTTTTTATTACTCGAGTCTCACCCTTGGGAGGCATTAGCTTCTTGCCGAATGAGTGACCAGTTTTTGTTGCCGAGGATTTATTATTCGATTCTGATTTTTCCTCATCCAAACCTGATTTCTCCATGGCACCATCAACTGAGTCAGCTGAGAACAAATCAGCAAGTGttgttctcttcttcttatcagTCTCTACCTCATCGGCTTTGATTTCAGGGGATTCAATAAATTTCAGTAAAGGAGCATCCTCAACTGTGGGAGTTAAATGATCAAGTCTCGGTACACTTGCGTCAAGATTTGAGCCCATTTCTTTGAGAAATTCAATTTCGAAAGCCTTAACAACTActggattcagcattcctttatttttctcagcagaattttcctcttcttcttcttggacaTATTCTTTGTTGTTGTCAGGTGAAAATTCTTCGTTTTCTTTCAAGGGATCAAAGCCAAATGTACCAATCGTTAAAATGCCATCTTTCCAACCGTCCAGAACTTCAACTAAAGTGACATTGTCAAGTAACACCTCCTTATCGTGCGAATTGTTTGTATAGATTTCGTGTTTTGTTTCTTCCAGTGGCAATTTTCCCTctggaaaaccaaaaaaaaaagtaaatatcTGATTAAATATTATATATCCATGCTTACACCATCTAAATCATATAGAGTACAACTATGCTGTTCCACTACGGACAAAGTGTTTGATTACCAGCGTAATAATATACTAAAGAAAGAAAAAGTTATTGTCATAAAGATAAATATGTTCAAAGAAAACTGTATGGAACATGCGAAGTATATACTGACTTCCCTTTACTGAAGCTTATAGACaaattttctttatttgttttatAGTCTCAGTATTGCAAGGGAATTGATTTGTTTTCGGCACGTAAAACGATCCCTTACAAGCGCATGCGTAGTATCTCAAAacgaaacagaaaaaaaaaaaaaaaacagagaaatgTGGGAAACTGAGACCTTTTTTTGGACACACAGAGTAGCTATCAGCATTTTGTTGAAATTTCCTATGAACCCAGTTGAATAACTGTTACAACATGCATCAGAATGACTCGGACATTATAAGTTAAGTCCAAATACGAACCAAGTTAAGGAAACAAAATTCTTTTTAAAAATTTCGGCTAAACGTACCTTCATTCTTCCTCCGTCTCTCCAGTCTGCAACTTATTCCAACTCAAGATCTCAAAAGCAAAGAAACACTAATCAGTGCTGCAAAGACTGACAAAGAAGAAAGATTTAATggcaaaagaaaaaggagagtgGCCACCTTAGTGGCATTCCTTTCTTTCGACACCTATGCCATATTAATGGTGGGGTTGTCCAATGATACGGTTAATTTTCGAACCGAGTCCCGAAATTTGGTGTGATCTTGGTGGAATTATGGGTATGGACAAATTTTGATGATATCTTTGTGTTGGGTGGTTAATCAATTTCATTATATTCTAATTAGATTGTTTATTGACTGAATATAGTTTGATTTCTTTAACTAATATTGTAGCAACATTTTCCTTCAAGGTCACAAGAATCGCAATGTGTCAtaaataagaaaaccaaaaaacaaaaagcAAGTCTACACATATTAGGATCCAAACACTCCCTTCAAAAGTATactctaatcaattttttttttcggcACAAAAAATTGCTCGCTCCGTTTTCGGGAAAAGTTAATATCATTTTTTCAGCAGGCTAAATTAAAAAAGTGATAGTAAatatttttcagaaaaaaaatagtATATTGTGATATCTAAGAGAAAATACAATGAATATAAGAACTGTGTTTGAGATATCAATAAAATATCTTGTTAAATTATGTTTTTCCACTTAAGATATATTTTTTAGTTATTTTCGACAGAAACGGCTATGGGCACATGTAAGCAATGGCATGCATTAAGAGACGACTTTTGGGggccaaagatttttttttttttttttaataatcaacTACCATTAGTGTTTCATTCCATTAAGAAACGTTTACATGACGGCTTTCAAGGAAAACAAAGGTACatctaaacatgaaacaaatacaacGAAAGATGCAAAATAtaaataaatcgcgaagagaaaaaGGGATTTACAACGTAGCATCCAAATCTTGTACGTTGACTagcccttaacccgtgccgtaatggcgcgggccatgatgttggttcgtttttaatatatcgtataatttgtgtcccgaatacttatcaactccttatgatttaatatgtgtttgtcataaaaatagttgggattttcctctttttttttcttgtttttttcctttaatattttactgccggagatttgctcaaaagaaagaaatataatcttaacttccagacatttttttatttaagttcattgcttataatgagataatgctctacatgaacatggaagtttaaatattttttggaaatttgtcgtcagcagcgctcatctcagtgaaatcaactaatcaatatcgtccataaaagtctgcccatgctcctatttcgctccaactgactcatctatcatggtcatgttgtcgatgttccaaataggcagagaataGTATACTTTTGCATCGAACGaatgatacaaactctccaatgtgacatgattttcctgtaattcttcaacacccattagatgacaatgtttaaaatatgtacccattaccttttcgaagggattgtatatatgcggacctctgccattaaatcttcaacaaagtattgtgcccagcagttcgtcttaacgaaggctttggtaacttcaaaagtcttggacattttgtcacttccgtatgttcctaccttcacttggaatacaatctggcgacacattacctcataaagaaccttgaacacctcatatttcaaattaataggttgtcaatatatcctttaccaaaagttgacatattctacgttgaatatttatataaaaaaaattatggtattgtggatcgttgctttctaagattgtagttttcaaaattggcctctttaagtcccacggctttctaagtttatatatcttgtttgtttttaacattttagctagccatattatgtttgttactaactttaaacttgatgtcatcttctattgtgaactttatgtgatttcagaatcaaAATAGTTATACCTGTTTCATTCATATCAAGTAATCCGTTGTATATCAcaacaattcttctacaacaattcctttcttttgccTTTTCCGGACCATCAGTAGCCCATTATTTTCAAACGCaatctgtctaatttttgttgatgttatgtatttgcaatgttcatttttcttaagcaaatagattgtggaaaaattaaaaagaaaaagaacataagtattacatctggtctaagttactatatccaaaatactccggacactACTTAtggtgccttgtttcctcaaattcctcgttgcattctagacagtacatgcaacaccaatcatttgcgaagtgagctatttgcgcaagtgtggtcaatgtatcccttgCCTGTAttaataataacaacacgtcaatttttttcaagaCATCCAGTTGTAAATGGcatgaatctaatagatttgaattatacctcaatcttagatatcaccttcttctcacataacatagcaattgaggaaggaaaaatcttgaccactctttacataggcagagttagccaaactatgttttgcaattgtcttacgtggaaattattattaatccgtattttagtcggctcctatcgaagccgatctaattagtcctataaaaagttaatcttaaatttttgaccttatttcttgaccaaattattgaagtattctcagtcatgttctgctttgtgtgatATACCCATCTATGTCTACTCtaccttctaacccagtgaatgaaacctatacatattgattcgtaatttgatattgttgatttgtaatcaagaggtcgcatgatttgagaatgtaaaatataaaaaatattctataaacatcggaggcgaaatttagatttatgatttagagtttttatgatgattttggcgaacaaacataattttcaaacaaacattttagaatgcaaatacattttcccggtcaataaggttttatatagggaattgagtgaaagttgttgtctttgtaggtagttgtcgcgaaacaactcgacattgatggtctttcaggaaaagaatgtaatagtacttgagagagcgataatgttctcttacgcgggtacaccaattgcctttatactccctccgttccactttaaatgagtgtttagggttatttttttgttccacattacttgatagttttcatatttttcccataaaactaccatcaataccctcacattttgtcttggaaccataagtttatttttaaacacactaatagcaattaatgtttgaaaaaaaaattcaagagcatagatagaatttttttatatctctctctatttcttaatctgtgtgaaaactccaaaaacgtcatctaaaatggaacggagggagtataatacgGATGATCCAatagtcatgatcatattgtcttatacgttccggtatcatcctcgaataatttggtttttgtccttatcaatcgtgctaaaaacaaccaattacatctttcacaatacaatgttgcatgttttgtgaagattatTTTTTTACTTGGTCAATAAAACTTACTAAAaagcaaaaattattattatccactattattaccaacacccaccaccataaaccatccaccgccactatttcttccaccaatagtaatgttacctCCTCCACCATTCACAAGCACCCGCCACCGCTTATGctaaccctacttccactaccaccattaga comes from Papaver somniferum cultivar HN1 chromosome 7, ASM357369v1, whole genome shotgun sequence and encodes:
- the LOC113292748 gene encoding uncharacterized protein LOC113292748 translates to MKLFNWVHRKFQQNADSYSVCPKKEGKLPLEETKHEIYTNNSHDKEVLLDNVTLVEVLDGWKDGILTIGTFGFDPLKENEEFSPDNNKEYVQEEEEENSAEKNKGMLNPVVVKAFEIEFLKEMGSNLDASVPRLDHLTPTVEDAPLLKFIESPEIKADEVETDKKKRTTLADLFSADSVDGAMEKSGLDEEKSESNNKSSATKTGHSFGKKLMPPKGETRVIKKLHKMVTKMLKKKIHPDLESKQVRGNKEGSIANESTVEMMNCNGVSAAQCIQDSSQVTGRVELISLLSTQTSV